The Clostridium sporogenes genome contains a region encoding:
- a CDS encoding ATPase has protein sequence MAKDAIKEIKAAEEEANKIINDAKLESREIVKKAEENALKEYKDIINKSSLEAKRIMDEVESKANGEATLIFKEGKEKADEILNVSNDLLDKAVNLVVERIVKFNGNS, from the coding sequence TTGGCAAAGGATGCAATTAAAGAAATTAAAGCTGCTGAGGAAGAAGCTAATAAAATAATTAATGATGCTAAGCTTGAGAGCAGAGAAATTGTTAAAAAAGCTGAAGAAAATGCTTTGAAAGAGTATAAAGATATAATTAATAAGTCCTCTTTAGAAGCAAAAAGAATTATGGATGAGGTTGAAAGTAAGGCTAATGGGGAAGCAACGCTTATTTTTAAAGAAGGTAAAGAGAAAGCAGATGAAATCTTAAATGTTTCCAATGACTTGCTTGATAAAGCAGTTAATCTTGTGGTTGAAAGGATAGTGAAGTTTAATGGCAATAGTTAA
- a CDS encoding B12-binding domain-containing radical SAM protein, giving the protein MKALLVAINSKYIHSNLALRYLRANTEDLNYECMLKEFTINDRKENILEKIIMEKADLVAFSCYIWNLEYVEELANLIKLVKPSTEIVFGGPEVSYDSESFLRKVHGEYVIEGEGEETFREFIKYKIENKSLDRVKGLYIKTLNGIEYTGERPNISMNSVVFPYKKEEDLKNKIVYYEASRGCPFNCKYCLSSTLHGVRFHNVERVKKEIKFLVDKNVKLIKFVDRTFNCNHKFAMKIWEYIVSLDTDATFHFEISADLLTKEELEILSKAKDGRIQFEVGVQTTNNEVLKNINRYVNFQTIKEKVEELKKLKNIKQHLDLIAGLPGEDYNSFKNSFNDVYSIEPEEIQLGFLKLLKGSPMRLEAEKWGMVYSPYPPYEILSTKDISYEELLILKKVEGVVDKYYNSGKFNNILKYFMGEFKKPFDFYYSLAMFCNHKGYFDKNISGPKYYKVFLEFNEEFLNKNNEFLKEIIKYDYLKFNKKQWLPEFLIRDIDKKIKRCLKDKVLQNGVKVSDNIHVERFFVNIEKFIKENIQEKREIYVIFDEKDRENIVFLEYKE; this is encoded by the coding sequence ATGAAAGCACTATTAGTAGCCATTAACTCTAAATATATCCATAGCAATCTAGCTCTTAGATATTTAAGAGCTAATACAGAGGATTTAAATTATGAGTGTATGTTAAAAGAGTTTACTATAAATGATAGAAAAGAAAATATATTAGAAAAAATAATTATGGAAAAAGCTGATTTAGTGGCTTTTTCTTGTTATATATGGAATTTAGAATATGTAGAGGAACTAGCAAATTTAATTAAATTAGTAAAACCTTCTACAGAAATAGTTTTTGGAGGTCCAGAGGTTTCCTATGATAGTGAAAGTTTTTTAAGAAAAGTTCATGGAGAATATGTTATAGAGGGAGAAGGAGAAGAAACTTTCAGAGAATTTATTAAATATAAAATAGAAAATAAAAGTCTAGATAGGGTAAAGGGGCTATATATTAAAACATTAAATGGAATAGAGTATACTGGAGAAAGACCTAATATTTCTATGAATTCAGTAGTATTTCCTTATAAAAAAGAAGAGGACTTAAAAAATAAAATAGTTTATTATGAAGCTTCAAGGGGATGCCCGTTTAATTGTAAATATTGTTTATCTTCTACTTTACATGGAGTAAGGTTCCATAATGTGGAAAGAGTAAAAAAAGAAATTAAATTTTTAGTAGATAAAAATGTTAAACTTATTAAATTTGTAGATAGAACTTTTAATTGTAATCACAAGTTTGCAATGAAAATATGGGAATATATCGTAAGTCTAGATACAGATGCAACTTTTCATTTCGAGATATCAGCAGATTTACTTACAAAAGAAGAATTAGAGATTTTAAGTAAAGCAAAAGATGGAAGGATTCAATTTGAAGTTGGTGTTCAAACCACAAATAATGAAGTTTTAAAAAATATAAATAGATATGTGAATTTTCAAACTATTAAAGAAAAGGTAGAGGAACTTAAAAAACTTAAAAATATAAAACAACATTTAGATCTTATTGCAGGACTGCCAGGAGAGGATTATAATTCTTTTAAAAATTCTTTTAATGATGTTTATAGTATAGAACCTGAGGAAATACAACTAGGATTTTTAAAACTTTTAAAGGGATCGCCTATGAGGTTAGAGGCAGAAAAATGGGGGATGGTGTATTCTCCGTATCCTCCTTATGAAATACTAAGTACAAAGGACATAAGTTACGAGGAATTGCTTATACTAAAAAAGGTAGAAGGAGTAGTGGATAAATATTATAACTCAGGAAAATTTAATAATATATTAAAATATTTTATGGGAGAATTTAAAAAGCCTTTTGATTTCTATTATAGTTTAGCTATGTTTTGTAATCATAAGGGATATTTTGACAAGAATATTTCTGGGCCTAAATACTATAAAGTTTTTTTAGAATTTAACGAAGAATTTCTAAATAAAAATAATGAGTTTTTAAAAGAAATAATAAAATATGATTATTTAAAATTTAATAAAAAGCAATGGTTGCCAGAGTTTTTAATTAGAGATATAGATAAAAAAATTAAAAGATGTTTAAAGGATAAGGTACTACAAAATGGAGTTAAAGTATCCGATAATATACATGTAGAGAGATTTTTTGTAAATATAGAAAAATTTATAAAGGAAAATATACAAGAAAAAAGAGAAATATATGTTATATTTGACGAAAAAGACAGAGAAAATATAGTTTTTTTAGAATATAAGGAATAA
- a CDS encoding zinc dependent phospholipase C family protein has product MIKKLEKTYGSALKGVFFAVNPLKKKMLKTNCTVHKYINIKAVDLLKIEGYEKEHEFFKKYIKHINNGVSWADQDFKSSNHFYHVSKGKGLYGFSDALTECTKYYKNAKENFNNGNIEKSLFYLGAACHLIQDATVPQHVNNKLLKSHRKFELWVISKLMTDYSFDAKEGIIKYNELQDFIINNAIMANDTYLRSINIKNTEKRYAKIATTIIHEAQKTTAGFLLLFYEEMKIKNKILL; this is encoded by the coding sequence ATGATAAAAAAACTTGAAAAAACTTATGGAAGTGCTTTAAAAGGAGTATTTTTTGCGGTAAATCCTTTAAAAAAGAAAATGCTTAAAACTAACTGTACTGTGCATAAATATATAAATATTAAAGCGGTAGATTTACTTAAAATAGAGGGTTATGAAAAAGAGCATGAGTTTTTTAAAAAATATATAAAGCACATAAATAACGGTGTTTCTTGGGCAGATCAGGATTTTAAAAGTTCTAATCATTTTTATCATGTAAGCAAAGGAAAAGGATTATATGGCTTTTCTGATGCATTAACAGAATGCACAAAATATTATAAAAATGCAAAAGAAAATTTTAATAATGGCAATATAGAAAAAAGTTTATTTTATTTAGGTGCTGCTTGTCACTTAATACAGGATGCTACAGTGCCTCAACATGTAAATAACAAACTTTTAAAAAGCCATAGAAAGTTTGAGCTTTGGGTAATAAGTAAACTTATGACAGATTATTCTTTTGATGCAAAAGAAGGAATAATTAAATATAATGAACTACAAGATTTTATAATAAATAATGCCATAATGGCTAATGATACCTATTTAAGAAGCATAAATATAAAAAACACAGAAAAAAGATATGCTAAAATAGCTACTACTATAATACATGAAGCTCAAAAGACTACTGCAGGATTTTTATTATTATTTTATGAAGAAATGAAGATAAAAAATAAAATTCTCCTTTAA
- a CDS encoding PQQ-dependent sugar dehydrogenase — MKKFIKSLGVICLIGIFSFIITKHYFENNKVKLYNDKLNCALKYKGLKEAKDFVLDKEGNFYIAFKDKIQFIDVKGKSYDILKKENLNITSLAYKDKHLYFTSNNELYSYDIEKKNEKVLINNLPNMGDYNKSLVIIKKDHLYLTIGAATNSAVVGKDNKWLSSSPFFSDVSPYSLTLNGKNFGTKGTGAFSTYGTKAVRGQRVAEHFPGNSSIIIYNLKKGQMETYAWGIRNFKGIDFNSKGKLLASVGGMEFRGDRPIKGDRDYIYEINKGTWYGWPDYSGGDPINSPRFKGKDNKPVSFVLDKHPYTNPPAPLYQHKTLNSLGAIAVDHTGNIFSKDSIIFYEKNEKTLYSLDNLGIIKREAEFEKANIESIKIMDKKLIILDNNRGYLYIISKGN, encoded by the coding sequence ATGAAAAAGTTTATTAAATCCCTAGGGGTTATATGTTTAATAGGGATTTTCAGCTTTATTATAACTAAGCATTATTTTGAAAATAATAAAGTTAAGCTTTATAATGATAAACTTAATTGTGCTTTAAAATATAAAGGATTAAAAGAAGCTAAAGATTTTGTTTTAGATAAGGAAGGGAATTTCTATATAGCTTTTAAAGATAAGATACAGTTTATAGATGTAAAAGGTAAAAGTTATGACATATTGAAGAAGGAAAACTTAAACATAACTAGTTTAGCCTATAAGGATAAACATTTATATTTTACTTCTAATAATGAGCTTTACTCTTATGATATAGAAAAAAAGAATGAGAAGGTTCTGATAAATAATTTACCTAATATGGGGGATTATAATAAAAGCCTCGTTATAATAAAGAAAGATCATTTGTATTTGACTATTGGAGCTGCTACTAATTCAGCAGTAGTAGGTAAAGACAATAAATGGCTTAGTAGTTCTCCTTTCTTTTCGGATGTATCTCCTTATTCCCTTACATTAAACGGTAAAAATTTTGGAACTAAAGGTACAGGAGCTTTTAGTACTTATGGAACTAAGGCAGTAAGAGGGCAAAGGGTAGCAGAACATTTTCCAGGTAATTCTAGTATTATAATATATAATTTAAAAAAAGGACAAATGGAGACCTATGCTTGGGGGATAAGAAATTTCAAGGGTATAGATTTTAATAGTAAAGGAAAGCTTTTAGCTTCTGTAGGGGGAATGGAATTTAGGGGAGATAGACCAATAAAAGGAGATAGAGATTATATTTATGAAATAAATAAGGGTACTTGGTATGGGTGGCCTGATTATTCAGGAGGAGATCCTATAAATTCTCCTAGATTTAAGGGAAAAGACAATAAACCTGTAAGTTTTGTTTTGGATAAGCATCCCTACACTAATCCACCAGCACCACTATATCAGCATAAAACATTAAATTCTTTAGGAGCTATTGCAGTAGATCATACTGGGAATATATTTTCAAAAGATTCTATAATATTTTATGAAAAGAATGAAAAAACCTTATATTCTTTAGATAATTTAGGTATAATAAAAAGAGAAGCAGAATTTGAAAAGGCAAATATAGAAAGTATAAAAATTATGGACAAAAAATTAATTATACTAGATAACAATAGAGGATATTTATATATTATAAGTAAAGGAAATTAA
- a CDS encoding calcium-translocating P-type ATPase, SERCA-type, with product MNESKIDLYRGLTTREAQKRIKKYGPNVLKKKKRISPFKIFLEQFNDFIIWILIAATAISGFMGEKADAITILIIVIMNAILGFVQEFKTEKSLEALNELSSPTAKVVRDSSVKVINAEELVIGDLVILESGDRIPADCILVEESSFMVDESLLTGESVGVEKNSHSKNNSIYMGTVVLKGRAKAKVVETGMSTEMGKIAEMLDDIQAEKSPLKEKLSYLGKVLVVLCIIICVIVTLTGIWRGQDKYEMFLLGVSLAVAAIPEGLPAIVTVALALGVSRMLKRNALVRKLPAVETLGCTSIICSDKTGTLTENNMTVKKMYYDNRIHNLDNKNFPENLILKKVFTYCNDFNLDMKEKDINKSVLGDPTETALIKAFFRGKNEIKNFTDKGRRIYDNPFDSDRKMMSVIVQDGSGETCYVKGAPERVIKKCRYILINGKIEELTDKHRYEVEKAIEKMSYEALRCIAGAYKREGLTRSISLEKDLIFVGVAGIIDPPRREVKDAVLKCKMAGIKPIMITGDHKNTAYAIGKELDICKSEKEVLQGEEIDKLNDKELNKKLDSITVFARVSPNHKLRIVKGFKNKNKIVAMTGDGVNDAPAVKEADIGISMGITGTDVTKEASSMILLDDNFATIVASVEEGRVIYDNIRKFIRYLLSCNLGEVLTMFIASLLYLPTPLLPIQILFVNLATDGLPAIALGVDPADTDIMSEKPRPKKEGIFARGLKEKIIIRGSLIGVCTVLSFIAGSYYGFTLETCRTLALSTLIMSQLIHVFECRSERHSIFEIKYFTNIYLVGAVAISIAMLISILYIPFMQNVFHTVALNLAQWLIVIFFSGTIAFINSLYLYMKK from the coding sequence ATGAATGAGTCTAAAATAGATTTATATAGGGGACTTACTACAAGAGAAGCACAAAAGCGTATTAAAAAATATGGACCGAATGTTTTAAAAAAGAAGAAAAGAATATCTCCTTTTAAAATATTTTTGGAACAGTTTAATGATTTTATTATATGGATTTTAATAGCGGCTACTGCAATATCAGGATTTATGGGAGAAAAAGCAGATGCTATAACTATACTTATTATAGTTATAATGAATGCTATATTAGGTTTTGTACAAGAATTTAAGACAGAAAAATCTCTAGAAGCATTAAATGAATTATCTTCTCCTACAGCTAAGGTGGTAAGAGATTCTAGTGTAAAGGTTATAAATGCAGAAGAGCTTGTTATAGGTGATTTAGTTATTTTAGAAAGTGGAGACAGAATTCCAGCAGATTGTATATTAGTAGAAGAGAGCAGTTTTATGGTTGATGAATCTCTTTTAACTGGTGAATCTGTAGGGGTGGAAAAAAATAGTCATTCTAAAAATAATAGTATTTATATGGGCACTGTTGTTTTAAAGGGAAGAGCAAAGGCGAAGGTCGTAGAAACAGGTATGAGTACAGAAATGGGTAAAATAGCAGAAATGTTAGATGATATACAGGCAGAAAAATCTCCACTAAAAGAAAAACTATCCTACTTAGGAAAAGTTCTTGTAGTTCTATGCATTATAATATGTGTTATTGTAACTTTAACGGGCATATGGAGGGGACAAGATAAATATGAAATGTTCCTTTTAGGAGTAAGCTTAGCAGTAGCAGCTATTCCTGAAGGACTTCCTGCTATAGTAACGGTAGCTTTAGCTCTAGGTGTATCTAGAATGCTTAAAAGAAATGCTTTAGTTAGAAAGTTACCTGCTGTAGAAACTTTAGGATGTACATCTATTATATGCTCAGACAAGACTGGTACTCTTACAGAAAATAATATGACTGTTAAAAAAATGTATTATGATAATAGGATTCATAATTTAGACAATAAAAATTTTCCAGAGAACTTAATACTAAAGAAAGTTTTTACTTATTGTAATGATTTTAATCTTGATATGAAGGAAAAAGATATAAATAAGAGTGTGTTAGGAGATCCTACCGAGACTGCTCTTATTAAGGCTTTTTTTAGAGGCAAAAATGAAATAAAAAATTTTACAGACAAAGGTAGAAGAATTTATGATAATCCTTTTGATTCTGATAGAAAAATGATGTCTGTGATAGTACAAGATGGCAGTGGAGAAACCTGTTATGTAAAAGGAGCTCCAGAGAGAGTAATAAAAAAATGCAGATATATTTTAATTAATGGAAAGATAGAGGAATTAACAGATAAACATAGATATGAGGTGGAGAAGGCAATAGAAAAAATGTCCTATGAAGCATTACGTTGCATAGCAGGAGCTTATAAAAGGGAAGGACTTACAAGAAGTATATCTCTAGAGAAGGATTTAATATTTGTGGGAGTAGCAGGTATAATAGATCCTCCAAGAAGAGAAGTTAAAGATGCAGTACTAAAATGTAAAATGGCAGGTATAAAACCTATAATGATAACCGGAGATCATAAAAATACTGCCTATGCTATAGGAAAAGAATTGGATATTTGCAAGAGTGAAAAAGAGGTTTTACAGGGAGAGGAAATAGATAAATTAAATGATAAAGAGTTAAATAAAAAATTAGATAGCATTACAGTATTTGCAAGAGTTAGTCCTAATCATAAATTGAGAATAGTAAAGGGGTTTAAAAATAAAAATAAAATTGTGGCCATGACAGGGGATGGAGTAAATGATGCTCCAGCAGTTAAAGAGGCAGATATAGGCATATCTATGGGCATAACTGGTACTGATGTAACAAAAGAGGCATCTTCTATGATTTTATTAGATGATAATTTTGCAACTATTGTAGCTTCAGTAGAAGAGGGAAGAGTAATATATGATAATATAAGAAAATTTATAAGATATCTGCTTTCTTGTAACTTAGGAGAGGTTTTAACTATGTTTATAGCATCACTACTTTATTTACCAACACCACTACTTCCAATACAAATATTATTTGTAAATTTAGCTACAGATGGGCTTCCAGCTATAGCTTTAGGGGTAGATCCTGCTGATACAGATATAATGAGTGAAAAGCCTAGACCTAAAAAAGAAGGAATATTTGCAAGAGGATTAAAAGAAAAAATAATTATAAGAGGTTCTTTAATTGGTGTTTGTACTGTACTTTCTTTTATAGCCGGTTCTTATTATGGATTTACCTTAGAGACTTGTAGAACTTTAGCGTTAAGTACACTTATAATGTCACAGCTTATACATGTTTTTGAATGTAGATCTGAAAGACATTCTATATTTGAAATTAAATATTTTACTAATATATATCTAGTGGGAGCGGTAGCAATATCTATAGCCATGCTTATAAGTATTTTATATATACCTTTTATGCAGAATGTATTCCATACAGTTGCTCTTAATTTAGCTCAATGGCTTATAGTAATCTTTTTTTCTGGAACCATTGCATTTATAAATAGTCTTTATTTATATATGAAAAAATAA